The following coding sequences lie in one Luteitalea sp. genomic window:
- a CDS encoding sugar isomerase domain-containing protein, whose protein sequence is MSCTRYYERITAILERIHTSELETLRHAGEMLATTIANGGRVYLFGSGHSVIPVMDVFPRYGSFVGFYPLYDPRLMWSNVIGPHGARELLWIERCEGYIAQFLQSYPIGAQDCMVVFSHGGLNAAPIEAALYARERGARVITVSSLENGQVAAVTHSSGKALSDVADLALDNCVSPEDAQVEVGRPEKIAAGSTIAAVFIAMSLVAETGAQLAARGFDLTTFVSPNVTGVAKDHNRLVFDEYTRRWYERHPDPVVR, encoded by the coding sequence AGACGCTGCGGCACGCGGGGGAGATGTTGGCAACAACCATTGCCAACGGAGGCCGTGTGTACCTGTTCGGCAGCGGTCATTCGGTCATCCCGGTGATGGATGTCTTTCCGCGCTACGGCAGCTTCGTCGGCTTCTATCCGCTGTACGACCCGCGGTTGATGTGGTCGAATGTCATCGGCCCGCACGGCGCCCGAGAGCTGCTGTGGATTGAACGGTGCGAAGGGTACATCGCCCAGTTCCTCCAAAGCTATCCGATCGGCGCACAGGACTGCATGGTGGTCTTCTCACATGGTGGGTTGAACGCGGCGCCCATCGAGGCGGCCCTCTACGCCCGAGAGCGCGGCGCCCGGGTGATCACCGTGTCCTCCCTGGAGAACGGACAGGTTGCCGCTGTGACCCATTCCAGCGGCAAAGCGCTGTCCGATGTCGCCGACCTCGCCCTCGATAACTGCGTGTCGCCGGAGGACGCGCAGGTAGAAGTCGGTCGTCCCGAGAAGATCGCCGCGGGCTCGACCATCGCCGCCGTCTTCATCGCGATGTCGCTGGTCGCAGAAACCGGTGCCCAGCTCGCCGCCAGGGGCTTCGATCTCACGACGTTCGTGTCACCGAATGTCACGGGTGTCGCAAAGGATCACAACCGACTGGTCTTCGACGAGTACACACGCAGGTGGTACGAGCGACACCCAGATCCGGTCGTCCGCTGA
- a CDS encoding FtsX-like permease family protein yields MTSFLRRFRRDLGHVRSRWEDARTLPAWSLLEQLAQDARYTLRSLRRSPGFASVAILTLALGIGVNTAIFSVINAVVLRPLPYRDPATLVLVDTGPLSLAPTWLTTAWRDRARTLSDFAGFNGPRAATLVHGGASQQIDAAEVTWNFLSLLGVTPIIGRDFAATDGGRGAPAVGMLSHDFWRRAFGSDPAIVGKTLTTTGNPVTIVGVAPAGFLFPAGGSLPATGMPTDTQPDVLRVANLDASVKVIGRLAPGSTPASATGELLAIFKQEAGIQFSGDAIERWELNAALLHDRLVGNVRQRLWLVMGAVGFVMLVACANVASLLLARASTRQRELVVRMALGARWGRLARLVLTESLLLALLGSAVALLLTYTTRGVARTLLADRLPHVDAIPIDASVFIFNVAIAVATGMLCGLVSLPGVRPVSMASIVGSGAPTVTGRNRVRRVLLSAETAVTFVLVVAAALFGQTLWNLSAQDRGFDADRLLTVRVSPGLPAEIDQDDFQAGSTFFALFFSDLRDRLERIPGVASAAAISLGPLDGIGAGFGNLAVDGRTVSAEESRVPVAFVTPGYFRTLRIPRIRGRDFTERDRAGARLVAIVNEAFQRRFVPNGDILGARVTSGSGPEVFTIVGVSQDVPDRSLRQPPEPLLIAPLSQMPGVHISWRTLTFVLRTAESDPLRLAPEVRRTIWAIDPNIVIKELATMNARIAVAMRGERDSALLLVSVALAATWMPARRAVRIDPLRALRYE; encoded by the coding sequence ATGACCTCATTCCTTCGAAGATTCCGCCGCGACCTGGGCCATGTGAGATCGCGGTGGGAAGACGCTCGTACTCTCCCGGCATGGTCCCTCCTCGAGCAGCTCGCCCAGGACGCCCGATACACTCTACGCTCCCTGCGGCGCTCGCCCGGTTTTGCGTCGGTGGCGATCCTGACACTCGCGCTTGGCATCGGCGTGAATACCGCTATCTTCAGCGTCATCAACGCAGTGGTCCTGCGGCCGCTGCCGTACCGCGATCCCGCGACTCTCGTCCTCGTTGACACGGGCCCGCTGAGTCTGGCGCCTACCTGGCTGACGACGGCGTGGCGTGACCGTGCGCGGACGCTGAGCGACTTCGCGGGGTTCAATGGCCCGCGGGCGGCGACGCTGGTCCATGGGGGCGCGTCGCAGCAGATCGACGCGGCGGAGGTGACGTGGAACTTCCTGTCGCTGCTGGGCGTGACCCCCATCATTGGCCGCGATTTCGCCGCGACCGATGGGGGTCGCGGAGCTCCGGCGGTCGGCATGCTGAGTCACGACTTCTGGCGACGCGCGTTTGGGAGCGACCCGGCAATTGTCGGCAAGACGCTGACGACCACCGGCAACCCGGTGACCATCGTCGGCGTGGCCCCCGCGGGATTCCTCTTCCCAGCGGGAGGCTCACTCCCTGCCACGGGAATGCCAACCGATACTCAGCCGGATGTTCTGCGCGTTGCCAACCTCGACGCCTCCGTCAAGGTGATCGGACGGCTGGCGCCAGGGAGCACGCCTGCGTCGGCCACCGGTGAGCTCCTGGCGATCTTCAAGCAGGAGGCTGGCATCCAGTTTAGCGGCGATGCCATCGAGCGCTGGGAGCTCAATGCCGCGCTGCTACACGACCGCCTCGTCGGCAACGTCCGACAGCGCCTCTGGCTGGTCATGGGCGCTGTGGGGTTCGTCATGCTCGTCGCCTGCGCGAACGTCGCCAGTCTCCTGCTCGCCCGCGCGTCGACACGACAGCGCGAGCTGGTCGTGCGGATGGCATTAGGGGCACGCTGGGGCAGGCTCGCGCGGCTCGTCCTCACCGAAAGCCTCCTGCTGGCGCTGCTCGGCTCGGCCGTCGCCCTCCTGCTCACCTACACGACCCGCGGTGTCGCTCGCACCCTGCTTGCCGATCGCCTGCCGCACGTTGACGCCATACCGATCGACGCGAGCGTGTTCATCTTCAACGTGGCGATCGCGGTCGCCACAGGGATGCTGTGCGGCCTCGTCTCGCTGCCGGGTGTCAGGCCAGTCAGCATGGCTAGTATTGTCGGCAGCGGCGCGCCCACAGTCACTGGCCGAAACCGCGTTCGCCGTGTGCTGCTGTCCGCAGAAACGGCCGTGACGTTCGTCCTGGTGGTCGCCGCCGCGCTATTCGGGCAGACGTTGTGGAATCTGAGCGCTCAGGATCGAGGCTTTGACGCCGATCGGCTACTGACTGTGCGCGTGTCCCCTGGCCTGCCGGCGGAGATCGATCAGGACGACTTCCAGGCGGGGTCGACATTTTTTGCCCTGTTCTTCAGCGACCTGCGAGACCGCCTGGAGCGGATACCAGGCGTGGCGTCGGCCGCCGCCATTTCGCTCGGGCCGCTTGACGGAATCGGTGCTGGTTTCGGCAATCTCGCGGTCGACGGACGGACGGTTTCTGCGGAGGAATCCCGGGTCCCGGTCGCGTTCGTGACGCCCGGCTACTTTCGAACCCTACGCATTCCCCGCATCCGTGGTCGCGACTTCACCGAGCGTGATCGGGCGGGCGCCCGCCTCGTCGCCATTGTCAACGAGGCGTTCCAGCGACGATTCGTGCCGAATGGCGACATCCTTGGCGCGCGCGTCACGTCGGGGTCGGGCCCCGAGGTCTTTACCATCGTCGGCGTATCTCAGGACGTTCCCGACCGCTCGCTTCGCCAGCCGCCGGAGCCGCTCCTTATTGCGCCGCTTTCGCAGATGCCCGGCGTTCACATCTCCTGGCGCACGCTGACATTCGTCCTGCGAACCGCCGAGAGTGATCCGCTCCGCCTGGCGCCCGAGGTGCGGCGAACGATCTGGGCCATCGATCCCAACATCGTGATCAAGGAGCTTGCCACGATGAACGCGCGGATCGCTGTGGCCATGCGCGGCGAGCGCGACAGCGCGCTCCTATTGGTGAGTGTTGCGCTGGCGGCGACCTGGATGCCAGCACGGCGAGCGGTCCGGATCGATCCTCTTAGGGCGCTCAGATACGAATAG
- a CDS encoding MFS transporter, whose amino-acid sequence MPALPAARSALTASACAGMFLFGIVMAIVGAVAPMLAERLDLDVAGIGTLFLVMNGAMLVTSLLVGLAVDRFGLKLPLVVGSALVAAALVAIASAARVVDLMPAAVCLGLGGAALNGGTNTLIADLYEDPRQKSAALNLLGVFFGVGAVFLPFSLGALLSRLGFAGLLVGTAGLCALTALGIASVRFPAPKQARGWPLAHIPRLFRSPLVVTMAVLLFFQSGNEFMLGGYTAAFMTRDLALGVDTASYVLAAYWGALMLSRVGLSGLLLRISPHALILGAALLSIVGALVIASARTPAAAIAGVVLTGAALAGIFPTVLGVAGSVFPERSGSLFGLLFTAALTGGMTMPWLAGRLAEAISLRGVFVLVAVNFGLIALLSQIARRRSD is encoded by the coding sequence ATGCCTGCGCTTCCGGCGGCTCGCTCGGCGCTGACTGCGTCCGCCTGTGCCGGCATGTTCCTGTTCGGCATCGTCATGGCGATCGTCGGGGCCGTGGCGCCGATGCTTGCGGAACGGCTCGACCTGGACGTGGCGGGTATCGGCACGCTGTTTCTCGTGATGAACGGCGCGATGCTGGTCACGAGCCTGCTGGTCGGGTTGGCCGTGGACCGCTTCGGGTTGAAGCTCCCCTTGGTCGTGGGATCCGCGCTGGTGGCCGCGGCGCTCGTCGCCATCGCCTCGGCCGCACGCGTTGTCGACCTGATGCCGGCCGCTGTCTGTCTGGGCTTAGGCGGGGCTGCGTTGAACGGCGGCACCAATACCCTCATCGCGGATCTCTACGAGGACCCTCGCCAGAAGTCCGCCGCGCTCAACCTCCTCGGCGTCTTCTTCGGCGTGGGCGCCGTGTTCCTGCCGTTCAGTCTCGGTGCGCTCTTGTCGCGGCTTGGGTTCGCGGGACTCCTCGTGGGAACGGCGGGCCTCTGCGCCCTGACGGCACTCGGTATCGCGTCCGTTCGTTTTCCCGCGCCCAAGCAGGCTCGTGGATGGCCTCTTGCCCACATCCCGCGGCTCTTTCGCTCGCCACTCGTCGTGACGATGGCTGTTCTCTTGTTCTTTCAGTCCGGGAACGAGTTCATGCTCGGCGGGTACACCGCCGCGTTCATGACGCGCGACCTGGCGCTTGGCGTCGACACCGCGTCGTACGTGCTGGCTGCGTACTGGGGTGCGCTGATGCTCTCGCGCGTGGGGCTCAGCGGCCTGCTACTTCGGATCAGTCCGCACGCGCTCATCCTCGGCGCGGCCCTGCTCTCGATCGTCGGCGCGCTCGTGATCGCCTCCGCTCGCACACCAGCCGCGGCGATCGCCGGTGTGGTCCTGACCGGCGCGGCGCTAGCGGGCATCTTTCCAACGGTGCTGGGTGTGGCCGGTTCAGTATTCCCGGAGCGCTCGGGCAGCCTGTTCGGGCTGTTGTTCACGGCCGCGCTGACCGGGGGCATGACGATGCCCTGGCTGGCCGGTCGGTTGGCGGAGGCTATCAGCCTTCGAGGGGTCTTCGTGCTGGTCGCCGTGAACTTCGGGCTCATCGCGCTGCTGAGCCAAATCGCGCGCCGTCGATCAGACTGA
- a CDS encoding polyketide cyclase: MPSTVRLHRVLQATPDRVYRAFLDPDAMVKWLPPNGFTGKVHHLEPRVGGTYKMSFTNFTSGKGHSFGGEYLELVANERIRHTDRFDDPNLPGEMQVTVTLKKVSVGTEVHIVQEGLPDVIPPEACYLGWQESLTLLAKLVEAEIPD; the protein is encoded by the coding sequence ATGCCAAGCACTGTTCGGCTCCACCGGGTGCTGCAAGCCACGCCGGACCGAGTCTATCGAGCGTTCCTCGACCCCGACGCCATGGTGAAGTGGCTGCCCCCGAACGGCTTCACGGGCAAGGTCCACCATCTGGAGCCACGAGTGGGCGGCACGTACAAGATGTCGTTCACCAACTTCACCTCGGGCAAAGGCCATTCCTTCGGTGGCGAGTACCTCGAGCTCGTGGCAAACGAGCGCATTCGACACACGGACAGATTCGACGACCCAAATCTACCGGGCGAGATGCAGGTGACGGTGACGTTGAAGAAGGTGTCTGTCGGGACCGAGGTTCATATTGTGCAGGAGGGCCTGCCGGATGTGATCCCGCCAGAGGCGTGCTACCTCGGTTGGCAAGAGTCGCTGACGCTGCTGGCGAAGCTCGTCGAGGCGGAGATTCCGGATTAG